From Sporosarcina sp. Marseille-Q4943, the proteins below share one genomic window:
- a CDS encoding ECF transporter S component, with the protein MLKSWKLKEVVLMSLFSVVFGIVYLLFLHVGNIWSGFIGPIAYEWMFGIWFIVSIICMYIIRKPGAAVISETIAAAVEVLLGNAIGPRLILVGVIQGLGAEAAFAATRYRRFDLWVLMLAGAGSSVFSFIYGYFLGGFAVFSTGYVMLMLGIRIVSGAVIAGIGGKMVVDGLLASGSLRGYEITRVKKGEARA; encoded by the coding sequence ATGCTCAAGTCATGGAAGTTGAAAGAAGTTGTTCTCATGTCGTTGTTTTCAGTCGTGTTCGGGATTGTCTATTTGCTGTTTCTGCATGTGGGGAATATATGGTCGGGGTTCATTGGTCCGATCGCTTATGAATGGATGTTCGGCATTTGGTTCATCGTGTCGATCATTTGCATGTACATTATCCGGAAACCTGGCGCGGCTGTCATTTCGGAAACGATTGCCGCTGCCGTTGAGGTACTGTTAGGGAATGCAATCGGTCCGCGTTTGATACTTGTTGGTGTCATACAGGGATTAGGCGCTGAGGCGGCTTTCGCTGCGACGCGCTATCGGCGTTTTGATTTATGGGTATTGATGTTGGCGGGGGCCGGGTCCTCGGTATTCAGCTTCATCTATGGCTACTTCTTAGGCGGATTCGCGGTGTTCAGCACAGGCTATGTAATGCTCATGCTTGGCATCCGGATTGTCAGCGGAGCAGTCATTGCAGGCATTGGCGGTAAAATGGTCGTCGATGGATTGCTCGCTTCAGGATCGCTCCGTGGATATGAGATTACGCGTGTGAAGAAAGGTGAGGCCCGTGCCTGA
- a CDS encoding Ykof family thiamine-binding protein, with the protein MNCGLSPIVGFRFSLYPMADDFVSVIKGALEQTDTSNVWMHTDDVSTVIRGKQVHVFNVAKAITLHAAKTGKHIALSGTFSAGCPGDTAGDVYLDKGEKIANTDATKQYVSSQFALYPMNNPAYMDIIYREVDRAKEQGVFNESMHYASGIHGDIHDVFAFYEEAFSNARSEEHRHLVMTVSMSINSPSHGGL; encoded by the coding sequence ATGAACTGTGGATTAAGTCCAATCGTCGGATTTCGTTTTTCGTTGTATCCGATGGCAGATGATTTTGTAAGTGTAATTAAAGGAGCATTGGAACAAACGGATACGTCAAATGTGTGGATGCATACGGATGATGTATCGACCGTCATTCGGGGCAAACAGGTCCATGTCTTTAACGTGGCAAAGGCGATTACATTACATGCTGCGAAAACGGGCAAACATATTGCGTTATCTGGGACGTTTTCGGCTGGTTGCCCAGGTGATACAGCGGGAGACGTGTATTTGGATAAAGGGGAGAAGATCGCGAATACGGATGCGACGAAGCAATATGTCTCCTCCCAATTTGCGCTGTATCCGATGAATAATCCGGCGTATATGGACATCATTTATCGCGAAGTGGACCGGGCGAAGGAGCAAGGCGTGTTTAATGAATCAATGCATTATGCAAGCGGTATTCACGGGGATATCCATGACGTGTTTGCATTTTACGAAGAAGCGTTTAGCAATGCGCGTTCGGAAGAGCATAGGCATCTCGTCATGACCGTCTCGATGAGCATCAACAGTCCGTCGCATGGAGGACTGTAA
- a CDS encoding NUDIX hydrolase produces MAMPTHIVACGALVEDREGKLLIVKTHHGGWVFPGGQVEIGENLIDGVIREVKEESGIDVEVSHLIGVYTNSAIYKWYDGVTDVPTKVMFDFACKPVGGELCTSDETSDCKWVPKEEVLAYITQPAIRARIEEYFKFDGNVEYQEYVTHPEFEVKLSRKV; encoded by the coding sequence ATGGCAATGCCTACGCATATTGTAGCCTGTGGGGCACTCGTTGAAGACAGGGAAGGGAAACTATTAATCGTTAAAACGCATCATGGCGGATGGGTGTTTCCGGGTGGACAGGTCGAAATCGGAGAGAACCTGATAGATGGGGTGATCCGGGAAGTGAAAGAGGAAAGCGGCATTGATGTGGAAGTGTCCCACCTGATTGGGGTGTACACGAACTCGGCCATCTATAAATGGTACGACGGAGTGACGGACGTCCCGACGAAGGTGATGTTCGACTTTGCGTGCAAGCCGGTCGGCGGGGAGCTGTGCACGTCCGATGAGACGTCGGATTGCAAGTGGGTTCCTAAGGAAGAAGTGCTTGCGTATATTACACAACCTGCGATTCGCGCTCGCATTGAAGAGTATTTCAAGTTTGACGGGAATGTGGAGTACCAAGAATATGTGACGCATCCGGAATTTGAAGTGAAACTGAGCAGGAAGGTGTAG
- a CDS encoding YecA family protein: MIGRNDPCPCGSGKKYKKCCQSKQAVSVEMVQMEELEGILQTFYDVYPERKDIPDYLELANQWKRSLNTYLPEEEMIEAICLDEFFFHHRPDIWTGYLDKQKKKLLRPSVLRVIDTWRQPEAIIGEVIDVEDSYITVKSIFNGEVIRLRRESEKPVPVGVHLFCFMLPDGTGVESQYLAVSSLIFFPTDHTEVIKEFANQFASGEEQDISAFLKENAMNFWMLLGQNGYQGGEFTEFEATVLLDVMAFLEQHDRTTTKLLDIVEDFLVEQQPNARKETAIAAGAIRFGQEHSFIEPLSMTLKEIAEWFDVSPSSMNKYYKELDAYYLSPVES, encoded by the coding sequence ATGATTGGACGAAATGATCCATGCCCTTGTGGTAGTGGAAAGAAATATAAGAAATGCTGTCAGTCGAAACAGGCTGTTTCTGTGGAAATGGTTCAAATGGAAGAATTGGAAGGGATATTGCAGACATTTTATGATGTGTATCCGGAGCGGAAAGACATCCCGGATTACTTGGAACTGGCGAATCAATGGAAACGTTCTTTGAATACATATTTGCCCGAAGAAGAGATGATTGAAGCGATTTGTTTGGATGAATTCTTTTTCCATCATCGACCGGACATTTGGACCGGATACTTGGACAAACAGAAGAAAAAGCTGTTGCGTCCTTCCGTTTTGCGAGTCATCGACACATGGCGGCAACCCGAAGCGATCATCGGGGAAGTGATTGACGTTGAAGATAGCTACATTACGGTGAAATCAATCTTTAACGGCGAAGTGATCCGGTTACGACGGGAAAGCGAGAAGCCGGTTCCAGTAGGTGTACACTTATTCTGTTTCATGCTGCCTGACGGTACAGGAGTGGAAAGTCAGTATTTGGCCGTATCGAGCCTCATCTTTTTCCCGACAGATCATACAGAAGTGATCAAGGAATTTGCAAATCAATTTGCATCAGGCGAAGAGCAAGATATCAGTGCATTCTTAAAGGAAAACGCCATGAATTTCTGGATGTTGCTTGGTCAAAACGGATATCAAGGCGGGGAATTCACTGAATTTGAGGCAACCGTTTTGCTCGATGTCATGGCTTTCCTCGAACAACATGACCGTACTACAACAAAATTATTGGATATCGTTGAAGACTTTTTAGTGGAACAGCAACCGAATGCCCGTAAAGAAACAGCAATCGCAGCTGGTGCGATCCGATTCGGTCAAGAGCATTCGTTTATTGAGCCGCTTTCTATGACATTGAAAGAAATCGCTGAGTGGTTCGATGTTTCGCCATCATCCATGAATAAATATTATAAGGAATTGGATGCTTATTACCTCTCCCCAGTCGAGAGTTGA